From the Maioricimonas rarisocia genome, one window contains:
- a CDS encoding FHA domain-containing protein — MLQAELKVISGKQEGAMIPLPLGKFLIGREEDCHLRPNSDLVSRHHCVFSTDEYSLRVRDLGSTNGTFVNGERLRGAVMLNSGDRVSVGKLEFEVAIKEAASVVEPGAEETATDAFNMLEAAAEAAPEPETGAETLSEIPALDGDETRAGEETVMLQGGDTSESLPSTQPPPPDQQQMAPPPGYGQMPMGYPPQYMQSPYGYPGYPMPPMPGYYPQQAMPYPPMQQPGYPMPPQQQQPAPPQPEAPAPESSNDVETSDGIPIRLPEPSETGAKEPEPKPEKAEGGDKSGKESPTMTGTAEDIIKQYLHRRPKTS; from the coding sequence ATGCTGCAAGCCGAACTGAAGGTGATCTCCGGCAAGCAGGAAGGGGCGATGATCCCCCTTCCGCTGGGCAAGTTTCTGATCGGTCGCGAGGAAGACTGCCACCTGCGACCGAACAGCGACCTGGTGAGTCGTCACCACTGCGTGTTCAGTACCGATGAGTACTCGCTTCGGGTCCGCGACCTGGGGAGCACCAACGGCACTTTCGTAAACGGTGAGCGACTGCGTGGGGCCGTGATGCTCAATTCCGGCGACCGCGTTTCGGTCGGCAAGCTGGAATTCGAAGTCGCGATCAAGGAAGCGGCCAGCGTGGTCGAGCCAGGCGCCGAAGAGACGGCGACCGACGCCTTCAACATGTTGGAAGCCGCGGCCGAAGCGGCCCCCGAACCGGAAACCGGTGCGGAAACGCTCAGCGAGATCCCTGCTCTGGACGGGGACGAGACGCGTGCCGGTGAGGAAACGGTGATGCTTCAGGGTGGGGACACCTCGGAATCGCTCCCGTCGACACAGCCGCCGCCACCCGATCAGCAGCAGATGGCCCCCCCGCCTGGCTACGGCCAGATGCCGATGGGATATCCGCCGCAGTACATGCAGTCTCCGTACGGTTATCCCGGCTATCCAATGCCGCCCATGCCCGGGTACTACCCGCAGCAGGCGATGCCGTACCCTCCGATGCAGCAGCCTGGCTACCCGATGCCGCCGCAACAGCAGCAGCCGGCTCCGCCGCAGCCTGAGGCTCCGGCACCGGAGTCCTCGAACGACGTCGAGACGTCGGACGGCATCCCGATCCGCCTGCCTGAGCCTTCGGAAACCGGCGCGAAAGAACCGGAACCGAAGCCGGAGAAGGCCGAAGGGGGCGACAAGTCCGGCAAGGAGTCCCCCACCATGACCGGGACGGCCGAGGACATCATCAAGCAGTACCTGCATCGTCGTCCCAAGACGTCCTGA
- a CDS encoding glutaredoxin domain-containing protein, producing the protein MKQSIHASSLLVLAVAVLFAAPTRSAWAASRCINLEMYYRSSDEQSSQTVARIAELIEARDGVRVRPFDLDSDESEAAQARLDRLVKYYKLREPQLPIVYGCRQVLSEFDGPSSVESRLTSLLRMDVYTRAGCPRCARARAYLKSYSEKYPGLEVRIFDIVSDSRARNELQKLAREHRTAAASVPVFHFCNKLMVGFDSSGLMSRRLEKELNHWTSECPGTSTSYVVPERSRLLLRGRLPVVTTRSVRASAMLPITLAFQQSESPGALESSSDAPSTSATEGEESGLPPPLPLPPEAPADDAGNGDDMLPLPGDDETLPLPGDDLPLPGGESAGQSEQEPQIVELPVWGKLNLDAIGLPLFTIAIGLVDGFNPCAMWVLLFLLSILVNLKQRWKILAVAGTFVLISGLAYFAFMAAWLNVFLFVGLLRWVQVLLGTIAVIVGSIHIKDFFAFKQGVSLSIPESAKPGIYARVRRIVTAENLFGAIVGASILAVLVNIVELLCTAGLPALYTQILAMQDLPTWNNYLYLGLYNLAYMADDALMVTIVVVTLGRHKMQETQGRWLKLISGCVIFILGLVMIVRPDWLV; encoded by the coding sequence ATGAAGCAGAGCATTCATGCGAGTTCGCTGCTGGTTCTCGCTGTGGCAGTCCTGTTCGCCGCCCCGACCCGCAGTGCCTGGGCTGCGTCCCGGTGTATTAACCTCGAGATGTATTACCGCTCGTCGGACGAGCAGTCGTCTCAGACGGTGGCACGGATTGCCGAGCTCATCGAGGCCCGTGACGGTGTTCGAGTGCGTCCCTTCGACCTGGACTCCGACGAGTCGGAGGCAGCGCAGGCCCGTCTCGATCGGCTCGTGAAGTACTACAAGCTCCGCGAACCGCAACTGCCGATCGTCTATGGGTGCCGGCAGGTGCTGTCCGAGTTCGACGGCCCTTCGTCGGTCGAATCCCGCCTGACATCACTGCTGCGGATGGACGTATACACCCGGGCCGGCTGTCCCCGTTGCGCCAGAGCCCGCGCCTATCTCAAGTCGTACTCCGAGAAGTACCCGGGGCTGGAAGTCCGCATCTTCGACATCGTGTCCGATTCCAGGGCCCGCAACGAACTGCAGAAACTGGCCCGGGAGCATCGCACGGCCGCCGCGAGCGTGCCGGTCTTTCACTTCTGCAACAAGCTGATGGTCGGCTTCGACTCCTCAGGACTGATGAGCCGCCGGCTCGAGAAGGAGCTGAATCACTGGACCAGCGAATGCCCCGGGACTTCGACGAGCTACGTCGTCCCGGAACGTTCGCGGCTACTGCTGCGGGGCCGGTTGCCGGTTGTGACCACCCGCTCCGTTCGCGCTTCGGCAATGCTTCCCATCACGCTGGCATTCCAGCAGTCCGAGTCGCCAGGTGCGTTGGAATCTTCTTCCGATGCCCCGTCGACCAGCGCAACGGAAGGAGAGGAGTCCGGCCTGCCACCCCCATTGCCGCTTCCCCCCGAAGCCCCTGCTGACGACGCGGGGAACGGGGACGACATGCTCCCTTTGCCGGGAGACGATGAGACGCTGCCACTTCCCGGAGATGATCTCCCTTTGCCAGGGGGGGAATCCGCCGGCCAGTCTGAACAGGAACCGCAGATCGTCGAACTCCCCGTTTGGGGAAAGCTGAACCTCGACGCGATCGGTCTGCCGCTGTTCACGATCGCGATCGGGCTGGTCGACGGATTCAATCCCTGTGCGATGTGGGTGCTGCTGTTTCTGCTGTCGATCCTGGTGAACCTGAAGCAGCGGTGGAAGATCCTCGCCGTGGCGGGAACGTTCGTGTTGATCAGCGGACTGGCGTACTTCGCCTTCATGGCCGCGTGGCTGAACGTGTTCCTGTTCGTGGGGCTGCTGCGATGGGTGCAGGTGCTGCTCGGGACGATCGCGGTGATCGTGGGGAGCATTCACATCAAGGACTTCTTCGCCTTCAAGCAGGGCGTCTCGTTGTCGATTCCCGAGTCGGCCAAGCCGGGGATCTATGCCCGCGTCCGCCGGATCGTGACGGCCGAGAACCTGTTCGGTGCGATCGTGGGGGCGTCGATCCTCGCGGTTCTCGTCAATATTGTCGAACTGCTCTGCACGGCCGGTCTGCCCGCACTCTACACACAGATTCTGGCCATGCAGGATCTGCCGACGTGGAACAACTACCTGTATCTGGGCCTGTACAACCTCGCCTACATGGCGGATGACGCACTGATGGTGACCATCGTCGTCGTCACGCTCGGACGGCACAAGATGCAGGAGACCCAGGGACGATGGCTCAAGCTGATCAGCGGCTGTGTCATCTTTATCCTCGGGCTGGTCATGATCGTCCGCCCGGACTGGCTCGTCTGA
- a CDS encoding molybdopterin biosynthesis protein produces the protein MAESRRSDSAGEASRQRQFLNVVSRQEATSRFRQHLHLEPVGAEDVSLSEARHRVLAEDIRSPVDVPAFDRSNVDGFAMVAADTFGAQEEAPVRVRPAGEVIAPGVFPETAVRHGQAVAIATGGMLPRGADCVVMIEHTDLVEQDGETWVEISRSAVPGQFVTFAGTDVANGEAVAWTGQLLSSREIGVLAAIGRERVRVYRRPRVAVISTGDEIVPPGQPLPTGCVYDSNAAILSAAVEELGGEPVPHGSIPDNEEELQQALEKAMTCDVVVLSGGTSKGAGDLSYRVVERLGNPGIVAHGVALKPGKPVCLAVTDGKPVVILPGFPTSAIFTFHEFVAPVIRALAGLPIEERPSIKATLPVRVNSDRGRLEYLLVGLVGGGNQLAAYPMGKGSGSVTTFSLADGFIRIDEQTEIVEPGAEVTVTLLDREMKPADLVVIGSHCVGLDTILGRLRREGLTIKTMHVGSLAGLNAARRGECDLAGMHLLDPGTGEYNRPFVTDELELVQGYRRLQCLVFRPGDGRFESKPPVEAVKRALADSDCMMINRNSGSGTRALIDRLLEDAGASRDQPPPGYGIQAKSHNAVAAAVRQGRADWGVAIDRVANDYGLAATPLQDEHYDFVIPRERRGRPAVQRFRELLDSPAVKQELSSLGFRPAAAQ, from the coding sequence ATGGCAGAGTCACGTCGATCAGACAGTGCGGGAGAGGCGTCGCGGCAGCGGCAGTTTCTGAATGTCGTGTCCCGTCAGGAGGCGACGTCGCGGTTTCGGCAGCATCTGCATCTCGAACCGGTCGGAGCGGAAGATGTCTCCCTGAGCGAAGCGCGGCATCGCGTGCTGGCAGAGGATATCCGTTCGCCCGTCGACGTGCCGGCGTTCGACCGGTCGAATGTCGACGGCTTCGCGATGGTGGCTGCAGACACGTTCGGAGCCCAGGAGGAAGCGCCGGTCCGCGTCCGTCCTGCAGGAGAAGTCATCGCACCGGGAGTGTTCCCGGAAACGGCAGTCCGCCACGGCCAGGCAGTGGCGATCGCGACAGGAGGCATGTTGCCTCGCGGTGCCGACTGTGTCGTGATGATCGAGCATACCGACCTCGTCGAACAGGATGGGGAGACGTGGGTCGAGATCAGCCGTTCGGCTGTTCCGGGGCAGTTCGTAACGTTTGCCGGCACCGATGTCGCCAATGGAGAGGCGGTCGCCTGGACCGGGCAGTTGCTCTCATCGAGGGAAATCGGTGTGCTCGCGGCGATCGGCCGCGAACGGGTCCGCGTGTACCGGCGTCCGCGCGTCGCGGTCATCTCGACGGGGGATGAGATTGTCCCGCCGGGCCAGCCGCTGCCGACGGGATGCGTTTACGATTCCAACGCGGCGATTTTGTCGGCTGCGGTAGAGGAACTGGGGGGCGAACCGGTTCCTCACGGTTCCATTCCCGACAATGAAGAGGAGTTGCAGCAGGCTCTCGAGAAAGCGATGACCTGCGATGTCGTTGTACTGTCCGGAGGAACGTCGAAGGGAGCCGGGGACCTGTCGTACCGTGTTGTCGAGCGGCTTGGAAATCCGGGCATCGTTGCACACGGCGTCGCCCTGAAACCGGGCAAGCCGGTCTGCCTGGCCGTGACGGACGGCAAGCCGGTCGTGATCCTGCCGGGCTTTCCCACGTCGGCAATTTTCACGTTTCACGAGTTTGTCGCCCCGGTGATTCGCGCGCTTGCCGGCCTGCCAATCGAGGAACGGCCCAGCATCAAGGCCACGCTGCCGGTGCGGGTCAATTCCGACCGCGGGCGGCTGGAATACCTGCTCGTTGGTCTGGTGGGGGGCGGCAATCAACTGGCCGCCTATCCCATGGGAAAAGGCTCGGGCTCCGTTACGACGTTCAGTCTCGCTGACGGATTCATCCGCATCGACGAACAGACCGAGATCGTCGAGCCGGGAGCCGAGGTGACTGTCACCCTGCTGGACCGGGAGATGAAGCCGGCCGATCTGGTGGTGATCGGGAGCCACTGCGTCGGGCTCGACACGATCCTTGGCCGCCTGCGACGCGAGGGGCTGACCATCAAGACGATGCATGTCGGGAGCCTCGCGGGACTGAATGCGGCCCGTCGCGGCGAATGTGATCTGGCCGGGATGCATCTGCTCGACCCGGGCACCGGCGAATACAACCGTCCCTTCGTCACCGACGAGCTGGAACTGGTGCAGGGGTACCGACGGCTGCAGTGTCTGGTTTTTCGACCGGGTGACGGGCGGTTCGAGTCAAAACCTCCGGTCGAGGCCGTCAAAAGAGCACTGGCCGATTCCGACTGCATGATGATCAATCGAAACTCCGGCAGCGGGACCCGAGCACTGATCGACCGCCTGCTTGAGGACGCGGGCGCCAGCAGGGATCAGCCGCCGCCCGGCTACGGCATCCAGGCGAAGTCCCACAATGCGGTCGCCGCCGCCGTTCGTCAGGGTCGGGCGGACTGGGGTGTGGCAATCGACCGGGTCGCGAACGATTACGGCCTGGCCGCCACGCCGCTGCAGGACGAACATTACGATTTCGTGATTCCCCGGGAGCGACGGGGCCGCCCCGCCGTACAGCGGTTCAGGGAACTGCTGGATTCACCAGCGGTCAAGCAGGAACTGTCGTCGCTGGGATTTCGTCCGGCTGCCGCGCAATGA
- a CDS encoding RNA polymerase sigma factor — protein sequence MSDLRQLLQRCLAGEEEGAREFVSRFQQPVFGLCYRMLGHFQDAEDVTQDALLRALRHLSRWDQSRPFRPWLMAIAANRCRTALDRRRRRPHPTAETLDTAVAPPEPSGDLGEELQLALESVREELRCCFVLFYQNGLSCAEISEAMEVPEGTVKTWLHRTRRQLAERLRQRGIVPETTHELPGFSSTH from the coding sequence GTGAGCGACCTGAGACAACTCCTTCAACGCTGTCTGGCCGGCGAGGAAGAGGGTGCGCGAGAATTCGTGTCCCGCTTTCAGCAGCCGGTGTTCGGCCTGTGCTACCGCATGCTGGGACATTTCCAGGATGCTGAGGATGTGACACAGGATGCGTTGCTGCGAGCGCTGCGTCACCTCTCCCGTTGGGATCAGTCCCGCCCGTTCCGACCGTGGCTGATGGCCATTGCGGCCAACCGCTGCCGGACCGCGCTGGACCGTCGACGACGTCGCCCCCATCCCACAGCCGAGACGCTCGACACCGCCGTGGCTCCACCGGAACCGTCCGGAGACCTGGGGGAGGAACTGCAACTCGCCCTGGAGAGTGTCCGCGAAGAACTGCGATGCTGCTTTGTTCTGTTCTACCAGAACGGACTGAGCTGCGCCGAGATCAGTGAGGCGATGGAGGTTCCCGAAGGAACCGTGAAAACGTGGCTGCACCGGACGCGACGGCAACTCGCCGAGCGGCTGCGTCAGCGGGGCATTGTCCCGGAGACGACACATGAACTGCCAGGATTTTCTTCGACACATTGA
- a CDS encoding lipoyl(octanoyl) transferase LipB, with translation MSSGWNNTSGAAAHTASLEVHLLGLVDFDAALALQEYLVFETAGRTDAQGTLLLCEHPPVITMGREASRSNVQTDSAELRRQGIDVRWLSRGGGSAVHSPGQLAIYPILPLDRLELGLMDFRRRLEDAAAATCREVRVPAKRSDEQPGLWSRGGHVAMFGAAVKSWVSYHGLYLNVAPRPQYLRMVQTNRTGEQTTSLQAQRLRRIPMHGVRESLVRHISNRFGYERVHVYTGHPALRRETRRIIVHA, from the coding sequence ATGTCATCCGGATGGAACAACACGAGCGGCGCGGCGGCACACACCGCATCGCTTGAGGTCCATCTGCTCGGACTGGTCGATTTTGATGCCGCCCTGGCACTGCAGGAATACCTGGTCTTCGAAACGGCCGGACGAACCGACGCGCAAGGGACTCTGCTGCTGTGCGAACACCCGCCCGTCATCACGATGGGGCGGGAGGCAAGCCGCTCGAATGTGCAGACGGATTCGGCAGAACTGCGCCGCCAGGGCATCGACGTACGCTGGCTCAGTCGCGGCGGTGGTTCCGCCGTTCACTCTCCGGGTCAACTTGCCATCTACCCGATTCTGCCACTGGACCGGCTCGAGCTGGGCCTGATGGACTTTCGCCGGCGGCTGGAAGATGCAGCGGCCGCCACGTGTCGCGAAGTCCGCGTCCCCGCCAAACGTTCTGACGAGCAGCCGGGATTGTGGAGCCGGGGCGGACATGTGGCGATGTTCGGCGCCGCCGTGAAGTCGTGGGTGTCGTACCACGGGTTGTATCTGAACGTCGCCCCGCGGCCCCAGTATCTGCGGATGGTCCAGACAAACCGGACGGGCGAACAGACAACTTCGCTGCAGGCCCAGCGGCTGCGTCGCATTCCCATGCATGGTGTGCGGGAAAGCCTGGTTCGCCATATTTCCAACCGATTTGGATACGAACGCGTCCACGTTTACACCGGACATCCGGCGCTGCGACGCGAAACCCGACGGATTATCGTTCATGCTTGA
- a CDS encoding lipoyl domain-containing protein: protein MSKPERKTVDLPDLGAGDVPVRLVQWLVEPGAPLAVGERMAEVVVGGVLFHVESQISGMILEHLVERDALLSAGQPLCVVEPDEDAEE from the coding sequence GTGAGTAAGCCGGAACGAAAGACGGTCGATCTGCCCGACCTGGGGGCCGGAGATGTGCCGGTTCGTCTCGTGCAGTGGCTCGTCGAACCGGGGGCTCCCCTGGCCGTCGGCGAACGGATGGCCGAAGTCGTTGTCGGCGGGGTGCTGTTTCACGTCGAATCGCAGATCTCCGGGATGATCCTCGAGCATCTTGTGGAACGAGATGCACTGCTGAGCGCCGGGCAGCCGTTGTGCGTTGTCGAACCGGACGAAGATGCAGAGGAGTGA
- a CDS encoding dimethylsulfonioproprionate lyase family protein — MPSPPTRVTISQEDWLDGSAMQQTDGRVRDYKLVYPETGFDPMTLCLGVVEIEPGTHSPLHRHRCEEVYYVVRGTGELEEEGRRHPLKPGTAVLNRPDVAHRVHNTGDEVLQLVVVAGIMLVPLLPQWPTPSPYEVFEGTSASDHPAAGSEPEEELDAPE; from the coding sequence ATGCCGTCGCCGCCGACACGCGTGACGATTTCGCAAGAGGACTGGCTGGACGGATCTGCAATGCAGCAGACCGACGGACGCGTCCGCGACTACAAACTGGTCTACCCCGAAACCGGCTTCGATCCCATGACGCTCTGCCTGGGCGTCGTCGAGATTGAGCCCGGGACGCACTCGCCTCTGCACCGCCACCGCTGCGAAGAGGTGTATTACGTGGTCCGCGGCACGGGCGAACTGGAAGAAGAGGGGCGCCGGCATCCGCTGAAGCCCGGCACCGCCGTCCTCAATCGTCCGGACGTCGCACACCGCGTTCACAACACCGGTGACGAAGTTCTGCAGCTCGTTGTCGTGGCCGGCATCATGCTTGTCCCCCTGCTGCCGCAGTGGCCGACGCCTTCACCGTACGAGGTATTCGAGGGGACTTCAGCGAGCGACCATCCCGCCGCCGGAAGCGAGCCAGAGGAAGAGCTCGACGCCCCGGAGTGA
- the lipA gene encoding lipoyl synthase, protein MLELPIVTSDPSEGVAEAKPAPHRRRLPKWLKRPMPSGEMAYTSQVVEDLNLETVCESAKCPNRTECWAHRTATFMILGNVCTRPCGFCSVPKGKTETVLEDEPERVAEAAARLGLEHVVITCVTRDDLRDGGAEHFYRCVLAVRERTGAAVEVLTSDFRGRRESISRVVESRPDVFNHNTETVPRLYHRVRRNAEYQRTLDLLKQVKDEAPEMPTKSGLMLGLGESMDEVLDVAADLRANGVEMLTLGQYLQPTQHHLPVERFVPPEEFDLLGEQCRQMGFSLVASGPFVRSSYHAGEMASVLGRE, encoded by the coding sequence ATGCTTGAGTTGCCGATTGTCACCAGTGATCCCTCTGAAGGAGTTGCAGAAGCGAAGCCGGCCCCCCATCGGCGGCGGCTTCCCAAGTGGCTCAAACGTCCGATGCCATCCGGTGAGATGGCGTACACCAGCCAGGTCGTCGAGGACCTGAACCTCGAAACGGTCTGCGAAAGTGCCAAGTGTCCCAACCGGACCGAATGCTGGGCCCATCGGACAGCAACGTTCATGATCCTCGGGAACGTCTGCACGCGACCGTGCGGCTTCTGCTCGGTTCCGAAGGGTAAAACCGAGACGGTGCTCGAGGACGAACCGGAACGCGTCGCCGAAGCAGCCGCCCGCCTGGGGCTCGAGCACGTGGTCATCACCTGCGTAACGCGGGATGACCTTCGGGATGGAGGTGCCGAGCACTTCTATCGCTGCGTGCTGGCGGTTCGAGAACGGACCGGTGCCGCCGTCGAGGTGCTCACTTCGGACTTCCGCGGGCGTCGGGAGTCGATTTCCCGCGTCGTCGAGTCGCGTCCCGATGTGTTCAATCACAACACCGAGACCGTCCCCCGTCTGTACCATCGGGTGCGGCGGAACGCCGAGTACCAGCGGACGCTCGACCTGCTCAAGCAGGTGAAGGACGAAGCCCCCGAGATGCCGACGAAAAGCGGCCTGATGCTGGGCCTGGGGGAATCGATGGACGAGGTGCTGGACGTCGCCGCGGACCTCAGGGCCAATGGCGTGGAAATGCTGACCCTGGGACAGTATCTGCAGCCGACTCAGCATCATCTGCCGGTGGAACGATTTGTGCCGCCGGAAGAGTTCGACCTGCTGGGCGAACAGTGCCGACAGATGGGTTTCTCGCTGGTCGCCAGCGGCCCGTTTGTCCGTTCCAGTTATCATGCCGGCGAAATGGCCAGCGTTCTTGGCCGTGAGTAA
- a CDS encoding L-lactate permease, whose translation MGSTWLAVLSLLPIATVGLLLVALRWPATRAMPVCYAVVVLLAAMVWGVPTATIAASTVKGLIVAASLLYIVFGAILLLNTLDQSGGLARIRQSFVDITPDRRIQAIIIAWLFGSFIEGAAGFGTPAAVCVPLLAALGFPPMGAVVVGMVIQSTPVSFGAVGTPIVIGVDSGLSSDAGVIAWADSHGYVPWRSFLHMLGLKVALMHTLAGIFIPLFAVSLLTRFFGPNRSWRDGLEVWPFAIFAALAMTVPYLLVAWWLGPEFPSLFGGLIGLAIVVTAARNGFLMPPADRPWHFAERSEWDESWTGMFRFGDDETGNGRAEIGLLRAWTPYLLVGVLLVVTRLRELPVATWLKSWALSWPEIFGTSISASAEPLYLPGAVFLVVSLITFALHRMPVASYAVAWSRSLRALVSASVALVFTVPMVQVFINSEGGTAGYAKMPIALADGMAELSGQAWPLFAPLIGGLGAFVAGSNTISNMMFSLFQFGMGERIGVDPSWMVALQAVGGAAGNMICVHNVVAASAVVGLAGREGAVIRKTLLPFAYYALLPGLIGYAVVWTPSRGVINIGSIGAVLMLLLLIGWIARQLRRRDPAALSQADSEEAPGSGSH comes from the coding sequence ATGGGATCGACCTGGCTCGCTGTTCTCTCGCTGTTGCCAATCGCCACGGTCGGTTTGCTGCTGGTGGCGCTGCGATGGCCAGCGACACGGGCGATGCCGGTCTGTTACGCAGTGGTTGTTCTGCTGGCTGCGATGGTGTGGGGCGTACCAACCGCGACGATTGCCGCCTCGACCGTCAAAGGACTGATCGTGGCCGCTTCGCTGCTGTACATCGTGTTTGGCGCGATCCTGCTGCTGAACACGCTGGATCAGAGCGGCGGGCTGGCACGCATCCGACAGTCCTTCGTCGATATCACGCCGGACCGGCGGATCCAGGCGATCATCATCGCGTGGCTGTTCGGCTCGTTTATCGAGGGAGCGGCGGGATTCGGTACACCGGCAGCCGTTTGTGTTCCGCTGCTGGCGGCGCTGGGGTTTCCCCCCATGGGGGCGGTCGTTGTAGGAATGGTGATCCAGAGCACGCCGGTCTCGTTCGGTGCGGTCGGAACCCCCATCGTGATCGGCGTCGACAGCGGCCTCTCCTCCGATGCCGGCGTCATTGCGTGGGCAGATTCGCACGGTTACGTGCCCTGGCGATCTTTTCTGCACATGCTCGGCCTGAAGGTTGCGCTGATGCACACGCTGGCCGGGATCTTCATTCCGCTGTTTGCCGTCTCGCTACTGACCCGTTTCTTCGGCCCAAACCGCTCCTGGCGTGACGGCTTGGAAGTCTGGCCGTTTGCCATCTTTGCCGCGCTCGCGATGACCGTTCCCTATCTGTTGGTGGCGTGGTGGCTGGGGCCGGAGTTTCCGTCGCTGTTCGGCGGCCTGATCGGACTGGCGATCGTCGTCACCGCAGCAAGAAACGGCTTCCTGATGCCGCCGGCGGACCGGCCATGGCACTTTGCTGAGCGCAGCGAGTGGGATGAGTCGTGGACGGGGATGTTCCGCTTCGGGGATGATGAAACGGGCAATGGTCGTGCGGAGATCGGTTTGCTGCGTGCGTGGACCCCGTACCTGCTGGTAGGCGTGCTTCTGGTTGTCACGCGGTTGCGGGAGCTGCCTGTCGCGACGTGGCTGAAGTCGTGGGCGCTGTCCTGGCCGGAAATCTTCGGCACCAGCATCTCGGCCAGTGCCGAACCGCTCTACCTGCCAGGTGCCGTGTTCCTGGTCGTTTCGCTGATCACGTTCGCATTGCATCGGATGCCCGTTGCCAGCTACGCGGTCGCGTGGTCGCGATCACTGCGGGCACTCGTGAGTGCGTCGGTTGCCCTTGTCTTCACGGTGCCGATGGTGCAGGTCTTCATCAACAGCGAGGGGGGCACGGCGGGGTACGCCAAGATGCCGATTGCGCTGGCCGACGGAATGGCCGAACTGTCCGGGCAGGCCTGGCCGCTGTTCGCGCCGCTGATCGGCGGACTGGGAGCGTTCGTCGCCGGCAGCAATACGATCAGCAACATGATGTTCTCGCTGTTCCAGTTTGGAATGGGAGAACGGATCGGCGTCGATCCCAGCTGGATGGTGGCTCTGCAGGCGGTCGGTGGAGCCGCTGGCAACATGATCTGCGTTCACAACGTTGTTGCCGCATCAGCGGTCGTCGGGTTGGCTGGCCGCGAAGGGGCTGTCATCCGCAAGACGCTGCTGCCGTTCGCCTACTACGCACTGCTGCCGGGACTGATCGGCTACGCGGTCGTCTGGACCCCATCACGAGGTGTGATCAACATTGGATCGATCGGGGCCGTCCTGATGCTCCTGCTGCTGATCGGATGGATCGCCCGTCAGCTGCGCCGCCGTGATCCCGCTGCTCTTTCGCAGGCGGATTCCGAAGAGGCACCCGGCTCGGGGAGTCATTGA